A window of Roseiflexus castenholzii DSM 13941 genomic DNA:
CGCGCGCGCACCGATTGCCCGCACCTCATCGACCGACAGCGCCAACGCCCGTTCCACGGCAGCAACGCAATCGCCCGGCTGATCCCAACGGAACAGTATCCCGCAATCCCCGTCGGCGCCGATCATTTCCGCCTGACCGCCGGAAGTCGAGGCAATCACCAGCTTCCCCAACGCCATCGCTTCGATGCAGACATTCGGATAATTCTCCCATGTCGAAGGCACAACCACCGCCCATGCCTTTTCCAGTCGCCGCCAGAGGTCTTCTGGCGGAAGCGATGCGCCGGTCATGATCAGGCGCCCTTCATCAATCCGGCGACCATACCGCCAGCGTAGCCACGCACCAACCGACATTCCACGCGGACCGAAGGGCGTGTCGTCACCTATGAGCGTCAGCCGAAAATCGTAGCCACGTGACCAGAGGTGATCGCACACTCCAACAAACTCCATGACCCCCTTCCGCGGCTCCAGCCGCCCAAAGAACACAAGATCGCCGCGCTCCGGCATAGTTTCAAGCGCCGGCAAGGGTAGGTACGGGTACGGAACGACCTCAATTGCGTGCGAGAGCTGCATCATCTCTCCGGCGATCTGGTTCGCAAGAAAGAAACTCGGTGACAGCATGGCATCCGCCGCATGCATACAGAACCGTTCCATCCGCCCGATCCAGTACCCCGGCAAACGATAGCGCGGTTGGCGGTTGGCGCGCGTAATGCAAAAGTCGGGACTGTGAAGGTGCAACAGCAGCGGAACGTCACCGAGCGGATGGCGCTCGACCAGGCGGCGCTGGATCAGGTAATACGGCAGCGCCAGATATTCCTGGCATTCGATCATATCGGGAAGCACGCCATCGCGCTGCACATACGACGAAACCCGTTCCGCCAGTTCATAACTCAGTGCAATCGGATACGCCATGATATTGTACGGGAACGCCGGATTGTGATCGGTCGCGTCCTTGGCAACATATGGGGCGAACGCCCGACCTCGCGGCACGAAGCGAAGGACCCGCACCCCCGATGGCAGAACCTCCTCGCCTTCAGTCTGATCGACCGTCACCACCGTCACCCGATGACCGGCGCGGGCAAACATATCGGCGGCATTGGCAACATAGCGCGCAATGCCGCCGATCACTGCCGGAGGAAATTGTGATGTGAGCAGCCAGAGATTCATGAATGACCGATCAGCAGCCTCGCGTCTGTCCGTCGCCTATCTTACCACAAGCGGCAAAAACACTTCGTGCTGCCAGATGGTGAGTGTCACTTCCTGCGAGCGCCCAACTTCACTCCCGCCATTCAACCCGACGACGACAATCGTGTAGGTAGCGCCACGTGTCAAACCGCTCAGCGTCAGCGTGGTGGTTGAGACAGGCTGTGGAATCGGCGACGGACCTTCAAGAGCGTCGTTCGCGCCGACGCTTTTCGTGTATTCAATCCGATACTGGGTGATGAAAAGAATCGGCGGGGTGCGCCAGGAAAGGGTCACCCCGCGCGGAATGCGCGAAAACGCGAGCGGAATTTCGGTCGAATATTCATCGGCGCCGACATCGCTGGCAGCCCCAAATGGGCGCGCCTGTCCATCAATGTCGCCGGCGGTCGTGCTATTCAGCGCCTGATCCCTTGCGGCGGAACCGGCTTGAATGTGGTAATCGAAATTCGGCGCGCCTGGCGAGACGAACTGCGGGTTGCCGCTCAACGAGTTCTGCTCGGTCATCGGCGCACTGCCTGCTACCGTTATATTCGGGCTGCCATTGTTGAAAAACAGCACACGAGCGACGGTAAACGGCTTGATCGAACTGCTGGCATAGATCGGCGAACCGGTATGGTTGGCGATGATACTGTTGCTGATCTCACCGCCGCAACCGGCGGACGACGATGTGCCGACCAGCCGGATCGCCGGACCAAGACCGGCGACAGACCCCTGCAACTCATTGTTGGCAATCGTTGCGTGGCGCAGCGTCAACTGTGTGTCAACACAGTCGAGACCGCCACCGGTCGGCGCTGCGCCATTGCCCGCCTGCGCACTGTTGCCGGCGATCACAATGTTACTGGCAGTAACGGTGCTGCCGGCGCCGGGTGTGGTGATCAAATAGATGCCGCCGCCGCCGCCGTTGCCGCCGACGGTCGATCCATTGACGCCCTGGACGCTGTTCTGGAGAACATGGACATTCTCTATGGTCACTGTTGAGCCGGTGGAGAAGATGCCGCCGCCATGCCCTGCGCCGCCGTTCGCGCCGGCGCCGCCTTCCGCGCGATTGCCCTGAATGATGCTGTTCGTTATGCTGCCGGCGCTCAGTTCGATCTTGATGCCGCCGCCAAGCCCCAGACCACCCTGATTGCCGGCGTCGCCGCCTTCTGCCCGATTGTTGAGCACCTGCGCACGATCCAGTTCGAACGACGGCATCAATGCAAAAAAGATGCCGCCGCCAAGCCCATCGGCAAACTGGATGACGCCGGTGACGCCAGCAGACCCTGGCGCATCACCCGCGCGCGCGATGTTGTTCTCGACCCGCAGATGAACAGCACGCACACGCGCATTGATGGCGAAGAGACCGCCGCCGGATGCAAGGCCGCCACGCGGCGCCGACGCGCTATCGTTCCCGCCAATTGCCTGGTTGCTGCTGATCACAACGTTTTCGAGGGTTGCGACTGCCGGGTTGTCGGGAACCCCTCTCACGGACAGACCGCCGCCGCTTCCCGGAGAGGTTGCAGGATTGGCGTTCGTGTTGTCCTGTCCGCGCGCCACGCTGTTCGTAATCGTCACATTGCGCAATGTCAGCGTGCAACTATCGTTCAGAATCCCGCCGCCCGACGGATCATCGCTGCGAGCACGCCCGCGCGTCACGGTCAACCCCTCGATGGTCACCACGCACTGCGCCGCGTCGAACGTGCTGTTCGTCATCCAGATGCCACGCCGGACGTTCTCACCATCGAGGATTGTGACATTCGCCGTGGGATTGCTGGTGTTCCAATCGCTGGTCGAATACCCGCCGCGTATGGTGACGACGCCTCTGCGCCAGATAAAGGCGACCGCTCGATTCGATGGGTAGGTGTATGTTCCGGCAGCCAGACGGATTTCACCGGCATATCGACCGGTCGCAGGATGAACGATCCGTTCAAGACCGGCTTCCAGCGTGGCGCAGGGCTGGCTTGCGCTGCCACACGTTGGCGTATCGGCTCCCGAAGGAGCGACATACACGATGGAACCGGAAGCGAGAGCGACTGATGGTAACGCAAGCAACACGAACGTGGCGTTGACAATGAGCGCAAGGGCAAGCGCGATGCGCCCAGGTCGGGAGAGTGGTTGATCCATTGACAAAACCTCACACCATAAACTGAGTGCGCCAGCAGAAACGGCTACCATAAGCATAAAAACCCCGGCGCCATTCTTTCAACAGGAGAATAGTCCTGTCTACGAGGAGAGCAGAGGGAAGAGCGGAAGAAGGACTTTTGGAGCAGTCTTGACGCGGGGGATACAGATCAAGACCCTCGCTTCCATGTTCAAGACGGAACACGCAGCGGAGACCCCGAAGGGGAGGGACATGTTACCGGCAACCTGCTGCATCGCATGTTCCACGTTCTCCATGGAACGCGCAACATTCTGGGACGCTGCACCGCAGCGACCAGGAACCCACAACGCCCCGCGTCAATGTTCACCATCGTGAGACGCTGCGATGCAACGTTGCGACCGGCAACCTTCCCACCTTCAACCTGAAACCTTCCTGCCGCTCACAACACATCGGCAAACCCTTTGCGCGTCTTCATAAACCAGGCGTGTCCCAGCATCATCACGACGCCGGTTCCCAGAATCCACCAGAGAGTGCCGGGAAAACTGGGCAACTGCCCCCACAACAGCACCCGGCGAAAGTTCTCGGTCACCGGCGCCATCGGGTTGAACAGCACCAGCGTGCGAAACGGTTCCGGAATGATCTGAATCGAGTAGAAGATCGGCGTCAGAAAAAACATCACCTGGAGCACGATTCCAACCGCCTGACCCACATCGCGGATGTAGACGCCAAGGCTGGCGACGAACCATGCCAGCCCCAGGCTGAGGAAGATCAGCGGCAGACTGACCAGCGGCAGCAGGATGACCGTCCATGGCATGCCGCCGCCAATCGCCAGATGGACGACGAGTAAGACGCCGATGCTGATCAGCATATGAAACAGCGCTGCGCCGAGAATGCTGATCGGCAGCACTTCGAGCGGAAAGATGACCTTCTTGACGTAGTTCGGCACGCTGACGATTGATCCGGCGGCGCGACCCACCGTTTCGCTGAAACAGGAGTACGCCGACAACCCGGCGAACAGGATCAGGGCAAAATCCGCCAGACTATCGGTGCGCGCCTGGGGCCAGCGACTCTGAAAAATGACGCCGAATACCAGCGTGTAGACTGTCAGCATGAGCAGCGGATGCGCCAGCGACCAGAGAATGCCCAGATAGGCGCCGCGATACCGTCCTTCGATCTCGCGCCGCGTCAACTGCACGATCAGGTCGCGGTGGCGCCACAGTTTGCGCGCCAGGATCATCGGGTTCAGATAGGTCACGACGCTTTCCGCGCGCGCGGAAACCAGGACTGCCATAAATGCTCCTTGTCAATGATCGTTTGCTGCCATCTTCTCCCTTCCCGCCTCTGCCACGTTTCGCCGGCGCTGCCACTCCCGCCCGTCCCTTCCGGGAAAGGGTATGAAACAGCGGAGACGGGGGCGGAGAAGAGTCTGTGTCCGGCGTGACAACGCGGGAGAAATCTGACCTTACGGAACCCGCCGCAAGCCGCCGCGCTGTAGCGCGTGCAGTCAGGCGGGTTGCTCGCCGGCTTGCGCCAGAGCGCCGCCAGGCGATGGAAGCGGCGTTCGAGCCATTCCCCATCGCCTGGCGGCGTCTCGTTGCAGCAGCGATCTCCATGATAGCTCCTGCGTTCGAGTAGTAACTCGGGGTATAATTGCCCTATCAAAACAAACCGCACAATCAACATAAGGTCTCCAGGTCATGCGCAAGGCGTTCGTCTACCGTCTCTACCCATCGAAGCCCCAGGAACGGCGGCTGGAATTCACCCGCGAGACCTGCCGGCGCTTCTATAACGACTGCCTTGCAGAGCGCAAGACCGCTTACGAGGAACGCGGTGAGACGATTCGCAAATCTGCGCAACTGCGGCGCGTGAAAGAGCGCAAAGCGACCAATCCCGACGCTAAAGACGTGCATAGCCACATCCTGCAGATCGTGGTAGACGACCTGGATAAGGCATTTCAAGCCTTCTTCCGTCGTGTGAAAACGGGCGAGAAACCAGGATACCCCAGGTTCAAGGGACGCAATCGCTGGAAGGGGTTTGGTCTGAAAGAGTACGGCAACGGCTTTAAGATCGATGGGCGGCGGCTCCGTATCACCGGCATTGGTCGGATCGCGGTTCGCTGGCATCGTCCCCTTGAAGGGCGGATCAAGACCCTCCGGATTGTGAAACGGGCTGGCAAGTGGTACGCCGCCTTTTCGTGCATCACGAACGAAGTGCCGGCTCCGCCCGCTCAGCGCGATGTGGGGATTGATGTCGGCGTCGCCTGCCTGCTCACGACAAGCGATGGGGAGAAGGTGGACAACCCGCGCTGGCATCGCGTCGAGCAGCGGAAATTGCGCGTGTTGCAGCGACGGGTTGCCCGTCGCAAGAAAGGCGGCGGCAACCGCAAAAAGGCCGTGCTTGCGCTGCAACGCCAACACGAACGGATCGCCAATCGGCGGAAGGACTTCTTGAATAAGCTGGTACACAACCTGATCACACGCTACGACCGGATTGCGCTGGAAGACCTGCGCATCACGAACATGGTGCGCAACCCGCGCCTGGCGAAGAGCATTTTGGACGCTTCGTGGGGCTGCCTCATACGACGCCTGATGAGCAAGGCTGCAAGCGCTGGCCGTCTGGTGCTGCTGGTAGACCCACGGAACACGTCGCAGGACTGCTCTCAGTGTGGGCGGCTCGTTGCGAAGGATTTGAGCGTGCGCGTGCATCAGTGTCCACATTGCGGCGTTGTGCTCGATAGAGATCACAACGCGGCGATCAATATCCTGAAAAGGGCTGGACAAGTCCTTTGGGGCATAAGCTCGTCACCAGGCGGGTTGCCCCAAGAAGCTGCCGGGTTTTAACCCGTGCAGAGTGTCACGATAACGCCTGCTACAGAAGGGCGCTTCTCCCTCGCCTTTCCACGTTCAACCTGCACCTTCCACATTCCCGAACCGGAACGCCGGACGTTCAAGATACTCTGCCAGCCGCATCCCTTTCCGGTCGCGCTGCGAGAGGATCGGATCGGTCACGGGCCAGGGGACGCCAATGTCGGGATCGTTCCAGGCGATGACCCCTTCGGCGGCGGGGGTGTAGTATATGCTGCATTTGTACTGAATCTCCGCCACATCGGAGAGCGTGAGAAACGCATGCCCGAACCCAATTGGAACCAACAGTTGCAACATGTTGTCTGCTGTCAATTCCACGGCATGCCAGCGCCCGAAGGTGGGTGATCCCACGCGCAAATCGACGATCACATCAAGGACGTTTCCCAGCGTGCAGCGCACCAGTTTCACCATTGGCGCCGTCATATCCTGGTAGTGGAAGCCGCGCAACACGTTCTTCACCGAGCGCGAGTGATTGTCCTGCACGAAATCGATTGCAATGCCGCGCGCCGCGAAATCGCGGGAGTTCCACGACTCCAGAAAAAAGCCGCGCTCATCGCGGAAACAGACCGGTTCGATGATCACGGCGCCGGGCAGTGGCGTTTTGTGAATGGTGAATTGCATGGTTGGTTCTTACTCGCTTCCTTCCCGCTGTCCACCTGTGCCTGTTTGCACCTGAATTCATTCACCACAGAGGCGCAGAGGAAGCCATCTTCCTCCGGTAACCGGCAACCTGTATCCCTGTGGGCGCCCACAAAGGGGCGCCCCGACCCATCGATGTGCAATCTTCCTGCAATGACCGCTTTCGATTTTCACTCACGGGAGACGTTGCGGTGCGGGCGCATATTACACCGAGCACCACCTGCAACCCTCAACGTTCAACCTTCTTCCGACGTTTCCCACTTTTCTGCCAGGGCGATGAACAGGGCAAAGTCGTGAAGGGCTGGCACGATGCTGGCGTACAGAATATCATAATCGATCGTTTCGTAGAGATGCACCAGAACATTGCGCATCCCTGCCGCTTGCTGGAGACGTCCCGCAAGATCGCCCGGCAGCAATCCTTCTTGCGCCGCCAGACGAAAGGCGTCTCGATACGAGGTCGGCGCCCGTCCACGCTCAGCCAGGATATGAAACAGCAGGTCGGCTGCTGCGCCAACCAGCAATTCGAGAAGACGCTCGATGGTGTAGTGGTGCGCTTCGATCTCGGCGCGGCTCATCTGTTCAAATGGCGCCAGATCGCGGAGCAACTGCCGGAGATATGCCAGCTTACGCAGCAAGACATCACGAGCCACGCAACACCTCATCAGCGTAGCGCCGCAGCGACTCGGCAAGGGCGCGGCGGAATGGAAGCGCGTCGTTGTACAGATGCCAGAGACGCGCCCGTTCCTGCATCCATGACCCCCGATCACGTTCGTAGAGAAGTCGCCCGTCGCGCGCGATCTCCCACCCCAGCACTGGATCGGTGGCGGGGGTCAGCAGCACCAGACTGACATTCGCACCCAGCAGATCCTCGAGTTCAACCTGCCAGGCGATGCGATCAAGTGGCGCTGGCGCGCGAACAGGCTTGAGCGCCAGGTCGTAGTCGCTATCGGGGCGCGCATTTCCTCGCGCTCGTGAGCCAAACAGCACACAAAGCCCAATGTTGCGCGTCCTGCACCAGGCAACCAGCGACTCGACCCACGACGCAGCGTTCATTGTCCATCTTCCTCGCGGCGCAGACGCCGCAGTTCAGCCTCCAGCGCACGCAGCCGCGCTTCCGCCTCGGCGCGGGCTGCCGCTTCCTGGCGCGCCCGCGCTTCCGCCTCGGCGCGGGCTGCCGCTTCCTGGCGCGCCCGCGCTTCCGCCTCCGCCCGCGCTGCCGCTTCCTGGCGCGCCCGCGCTTCCGCCTCCGCCCGCGCTGCCGCTTCCTGGCGCGCCCGTTCCGCAGCCTCTGCCGCCTGCCGCACGACCATGACGTAGTCGCCAATTGCCACACCCTGCTCATCATAGCAGACGACATGATCGCCCTCGATGCCCAGCCACAGACCGGCAATGACCAGCTGCACCCGCCCGTCGGCTTCCGTCGAGTGCGCCACATAGCGCCCATCCGCCAATCGATAGTCGAGCAGACGCAACCGTCGCTCCCCGCTTCGACCGCCCATATCGTCGACGATCACATACTGCGCGACCCCAGCCCATGCGTAGTGCTCCACCTTGCGCACCAGATCGTTCTCGCGCGTCTCCGGCGAGGTGATTTCGATGATCAGCGCCGGACGCGCACCCTCGACCGCCACCTCAAACGTGCTCCAGTTCCGCCGCTCCGGGATGCCGGGAATAACCATCACATCTGGACCATGCGCCCGCAGGTTGGGGACATCCCATGCAATGCGCACATCGCTGAGCACGATCGCAAGACCAGATGGCTCCAGGCGCGCGCGGAGCACTTCGGTGAGGTACATCCGGTCGGTTTCGTGACGGTCGCTGTGCACGATGAAGTCTCCCACCTCAGGGTGCAGGACATCTTCTAACGTGAGCGGAATCTGTTCCAGGTGACGAGGATCGTCGGGGGTCGGGCGCAGCACGAAACGCCACCCGTAGCGGAACGGATCGGCGTCTGATTCGACCGGAGAACTGATCTGGATGGTGTCAGTCGTCATAGCCTCAGTATAGCACACGACGAAGGGCTACGCCCCATGCGCCTGTTCATACGCGATCACCGCGCGGATGATGTCGTCGAGATCGAGGGTGGGGCGAAAGCCGGTGAGCGCCGCGAGGCGCGAAATATCCGGCACGCGGCGACGCATGTCCTCAAAACCGGCTTCGTAGGCATGTTCATAGGGCACCAGCACAATCGGCGACGAACTCCTCGCCAGACGCACCACGCGCTGCGCCAGTTCGAGGATGCTCACCTCTTGTGGATTGCCAACGTTGAAAATCTTCCCGACAGCCCCAGGATGGTCGAGGAGGGCGATCAGAGCGCGCACCGTATCGCCGACATAACAGAAGCAACGGGTCTGCTGGCCATCGCCATACACGCGCAACGGCACATCGCGCAGCGCAGCGCGCACAAAACGCGGCAACACCATGCCATAGCGCCCGGTTTGGCGCGGACCGACAGTATTGAACAGACGCGCGATAATCACCGGAAGGTCGCGCTCCTTGTGGTACGCCAGCGCAAGAAACTCGTCGAGCAGTTTCGAGCAGGCATAACTCCAACGCCCCATTGTCGAAGGTCCAAGCACCAGGTCATCGTCTTCGCGGAAGGGTATCCGCTCACTCTTGCCGTACACCTCCGAGGTGCTGGCGAGCAGGACGGTCTTGCCCTTCTTCGCCGCCCAGCGCAGCACCAGTTCCGTGCCGTTCACATTGGTTTCAATGGTGCGCACCGGGCTTTGCACAATGAGCTGCACCCCAACCGCAGCCGCCAAATGCACGATGGCATCGCTCTCATCGATCAGTTCAGCCAGAACAGCCTCGTTTGCAATCGTATCGAGCGTATAACTGAAGTTCGGATGCCCTTTGAGATGGCGAATATTCGCTACTGCGCCAGTGGAAAGGTCATCAATAATCGCCACCCGGTCACCGCGCGCAATGAGCGCGTCCGCCAGGTGCGAACCGATAAACCCCGCGCCGCCGGTGATCAGGATGCTGCGCTGCGTCATGGTGGTCACCTGCAAAGGGTAGGGGAACTGAGAACCGAGAACCGAGAACCAAGAATTGAGAACCAAGAACCAAGAACCAACCGTGACCATCCATCCCGATCCGCGACGATCCGTGTGCGCTCCCGCCACGCCCCGGCGCAGAACCGAGAACCAAGAACCGAGAACCAAGAACCAACCGTGACCATCCATCCCGATCCGCGACGATCCGTGTGCGCTCTCGCCACGCCCTGGCGCCGCACCCGGAACCGGGAACGTCCCGCTGTCGTCATCGCGGCGCTTCAATCAGGGTCATAATCGCCTGACGCGCCCGCGCAAGACGCGCGTCCATCCCCTCTGGTCGAAGGTAGAGGTCTTCACGAATGATCCCGACATCGCGACGGATCTGCACGATCGGGTCGCGATCAGCGTCAGCAGCGCGCGCATATGCCTGTTCGAGCGCATCATCGATAGTTGTCAGAATCTGCTCAACGCGAGCGAAATCATTCATGCGCAACGCTGCTTCAGCATCCGCCAGATGGTTGAGCGCGCGCATGAGATAGATTGCCGCCCACAGGCGATCATCCTGGACGCGCAGGTCGATCACCTCCTGGCGCGTCACAGCGGCAGCCAGTGGCGCATCCGTCGGTTGCGGCGAGGGCGCAGCGCCAGCCGTCGGCGCTACACCGACAGTCGGTGATGGCGTCGGCGTTATCAAGCCAGCAGGCGCTGTCGGTTGGGGGGCAGGGGGGGCGGGTGACGACAAGAAACGCTGAGCGCCCAGGGTCAGCGCAACCGCAGCGAGCGCAGTGATCGCGTGGGGCAACACCGCCCGGAGCAGACGCATCACTCTCCCCGGTGCGACATGCTCTGGCGGAGAAACATCAGGTTCTGAACTGGCAGCCGGCTCAGACACGAATGCGGCATTACTTCTCGATCTGCGCCGTCAACAGGATCGCCTGCGCAATTTCGCGCATCGACTTGCGCGTGTTCATCGAGAGTTGCTGAATCTTGCGGAACGCCTCGTGCTCCTTGAGACCCTGCGTATCCATCAGCACGCCCTTGGCACGCTCGACCAGCTTGCGCGTCTCCAACGTTTCCTTCAGATCGTTGATCTGCCTGTCCATCTCACGAAACTCGTTGTAGCGCGCCAGCGCGATCTCGATTGCAGGAAGGAGTTCACCCTCGTGGAACGGCTTGACGACATAGTTAACCACACCCGCCTCGCGCGCCCGATCCACCAACTCCCGATCCGAATAGGCGGTCAGCAACAGAACCGGCGCAATCTTCTCTTCAGTCAGAACTCTGGCTGCCTGAATGCCATCAAGTTTGGGCATGCGAATATCCATAATCACAAGGTCGGGGCGCAACTCGCGTGCCAGATTAATGACGCTAACGCCATCACCTGCCTCGCCAACCACCAGATACCCCAAACCGACCAGCGTCTCTTTCAAGTGCATAC
This region includes:
- a CDS encoding ANTAR domain-containing response regulator; translated protein: MSQQLRLVIADDESIIRMHLKETLVGLGYLVVGEAGDGVSVINLARELRPDLVIMDIRMPKLDGIQAARVLTEEKIAPVLLLTAYSDRELVDRAREAGVVNYVVKPFHEGELLPAIEIALARYNEFREMDRQINDLKETLETRKLVERAKGVLMDTQGLKEHEAFRKIQQLSMNTRKSMREIAQAILLTAQIEK
- a CDS encoding fibronectin type III domain-containing protein, which produces MDQPLSRPGRIALALALIVNATFVLLALPSVALASGSIVYVAPSGADTPTCGSASQPCATLEAGLERIVHPATGRYAGEIRLAAGTYTYPSNRAVAFIWRRGVVTIRGGYSTSDWNTSNPTANVTILDGENVRRGIWMTNSTFDAAQCVVTIEGLTVTRGRARSDDPSGGGILNDSCTLTLRNVTITNSVARGQDNTNANPATSPGSGGGLSVRGVPDNPAVATLENVVISSNQAIGGNDSASAPRGGLASGGGLFAINARVRAVHLRVENNIARAGDAPGSAGVTGVIQFADGLGGGIFFALMPSFELDRAQVLNNRAEGGDAGNQGGLGLGGGIKIELSAGSITNSIIQGNRAEGGAGANGGAGHGGGIFSTGSTVTIENVHVLQNSVQGVNGSTVGGNGGGGGIYLITTPGAGSTVTASNIVIAGNSAQAGNGAAPTGGGLDCVDTQLTLRHATIANNELQGSVAGLGPAIRLVGTSSSAGCGGEISNSIIANHTGSPIYASSSIKPFTVARVLFFNNGSPNITVAGSAPMTEQNSLSGNPQFVSPGAPNFDYHIQAGSAARDQALNSTTAGDIDGQARPFGAASDVGADEYSTEIPLAFSRIPRGVTLSWRTPPILFITQYRIEYTKSVGANDALEGPSPIPQPVSTTTLTLSGLTRGATYTIVVVGLNGGSEVGRSQEVTLTIWQHEVFLPLVVR
- a CDS encoding glycosyltransferase, with the protein product MNLWLLTSQFPPAVIGGIARYVANAADMFARAGHRVTVVTVDQTEGEEVLPSGVRVLRFVPRGRAFAPYVAKDATDHNPAFPYNIMAYPIALSYELAERVSSYVQRDGVLPDMIECQEYLALPYYLIQRRLVERHPLGDVPLLLHLHSPDFCITRANRQPRYRLPGYWIGRMERFCMHAADAMLSPSFFLANQIAGEMMQLSHAIEVVPYPYLPLPALETMPERGDLVFFGRLEPRKGVMEFVGVCDHLWSRGYDFRLTLIGDDTPFGPRGMSVGAWLRWRYGRRIDEGRLIMTGASLPPEDLWRRLEKAWAVVVPSTWENYPNVCIEAMALGKLVIASTSGGQAEMIGADGDCGILFRWDQPGDCVAAVERALALSVDEVRAIGARARDRITALTSFEAVLPRRMAHFEQITTCMRPRRSFPGLMPDVPAPMRTVTPDTVPGLLSVVVPYHNLGAYLAETIASIVASSYRPLDIVIVDDGSDDPASVAALEQVGQMHPDLVRIVRCERGGLARARNRGAQAARGEFLAFVDADDLVEPSFFERAIDVLQRYDNVSFVYSWVRFFGESDACWPTWNVEFPYLLAHNMLTAFVVVRRSDFLAWGQNDPSLSDALEDYDAWISMVEQGCIGVSLPDPLVRYRMRSDSMYHSLSDAQILEMYDRIVARHRSVYERYGAELFALQNENGPGWRWNHPATDPPDVVQHQQIAALQHRVARLERLLAIPLRVRRTLRDLWRRQR
- a CDS encoding NAD-dependent epimerase/dehydratase family protein, producing MTQRSILITGGAGFIGSHLADALIARGDRVAIIDDLSTGAVANIRHLKGHPNFSYTLDTIANEAVLAELIDESDAIVHLAAAVGVQLIVQSPVRTIETNVNGTELVLRWAAKKGKTVLLASTSEVYGKSERIPFREDDDLVLGPSTMGRWSYACSKLLDEFLALAYHKERDLPVIIARLFNTVGPRQTGRYGMVLPRFVRAALRDVPLRVYGDGQQTRCFCYVGDTVRALIALLDHPGAVGKIFNVGNPQEVSILELAQRVVRLARSSSPIVLVPYEHAYEAGFEDMRRRVPDISRLAALTGFRPTLDLDDIIRAVIAYEQAHGA
- the rfbC gene encoding dTDP-4-dehydrorhamnose 3,5-epimerase, giving the protein MQFTIHKTPLPGAVIIEPVCFRDERGFFLESWNSRDFAARGIAIDFVQDNHSRSVKNVLRGFHYQDMTAPMVKLVRCTLGNVLDVIVDLRVGSPTFGRWHAVELTADNMLQLLVPIGFGHAFLTLSDVAEIQYKCSIYYTPAAEGVIAWNDPDIGVPWPVTDPILSQRDRKGMRLAEYLERPAFRFGNVEGAG
- the mntA gene encoding type VII toxin-antitoxin system MntA family adenylyltransferase antitoxin, which codes for MNAASWVESLVAWCRTRNIGLCVLFGSRARGNARPDSDYDLALKPVRAPAPLDRIAWQVELEDLLGANVSLVLLTPATDPVLGWEIARDGRLLYERDRGSWMQERARLWHLYNDALPFRRALAESLRRYADEVLRGS
- a CDS encoding RNA-guided endonuclease InsQ/TnpB family protein produces the protein MRKAFVYRLYPSKPQERRLEFTRETCRRFYNDCLAERKTAYEERGETIRKSAQLRRVKERKATNPDAKDVHSHILQIVVDDLDKAFQAFFRRVKTGEKPGYPRFKGRNRWKGFGLKEYGNGFKIDGRRLRITGIGRIAVRWHRPLEGRIKTLRIVKRAGKWYAAFSCITNEVPAPPAQRDVGIDVGVACLLTTSDGEKVDNPRWHRVEQRKLRVLQRRVARRKKGGGNRKKAVLALQRQHERIANRRKDFLNKLVHNLITRYDRIALEDLRITNMVRNPRLAKSILDASWGCLIRRLMSKAASAGRLVLLVDPRNTSQDCSQCGRLVAKDLSVRVHQCPHCGVVLDRDHNAAINILKRAGQVLWGISSSPGGLPQEAAGF
- a CDS encoding Uma2 family endonuclease, which translates into the protein MTTDTIQISSPVESDADPFRYGWRFVLRPTPDDPRHLEQIPLTLEDVLHPEVGDFIVHSDRHETDRMYLTEVLRARLEPSGLAIVLSDVRIAWDVPNLRAHGPDVMVIPGIPERRNWSTFEVAVEGARPALIIEITSPETRENDLVRKVEHYAWAGVAQYVIVDDMGGRSGERRLRLLDYRLADGRYVAHSTEADGRVQLVIAGLWLGIEGDHVVCYDEQGVAIGDYVMVVRQAAEAAERARQEAAARAEAEARARQEAAARAEAEARARQEAAARAEAEARARQEAAARAEAEARLRALEAELRRLRREEDGQ
- the hepT gene encoding type VII toxin-antitoxin system HepT family RNase toxin, whose product is MARDVLLRKLAYLRQLLRDLAPFEQMSRAEIEAHHYTIERLLELLVGAAADLLFHILAERGRAPTSYRDAFRLAAQEGLLPGDLAGRLQQAAGMRNVLVHLYETIDYDILYASIVPALHDFALFIALAEKWETSEEG
- a CDS encoding ABC transporter permease, translating into MAVLVSARAESVVTYLNPMILARKLWRHRDLIVQLTRREIEGRYRGAYLGILWSLAHPLLMLTVYTLVFGVIFQSRWPQARTDSLADFALILFAGLSAYSCFSETVGRAAGSIVSVPNYVKKVIFPLEVLPISILGAALFHMLISIGVLLVVHLAIGGGMPWTVILLPLVSLPLIFLSLGLAWFVASLGVYIRDVGQAVGIVLQVMFFLTPIFYSIQIIPEPFRTLVLFNPMAPVTENFRRVLLWGQLPSFPGTLWWILGTGVVMMLGHAWFMKTRKGFADVL